aaaatactgccttcatacaaatcataatatgtatgtttaaaatatatcaaatctacTTTTCAGCTGGTTTAACACAGTCACCGTTACCAGCTTCtttttaattaaacaattcAACCACAGGTTCCAATTCGATTTCTTTAATATGGTCTTCCAATATACAAGTTTTCACAACATACAGTTCTTAGCCAAAAACCCGCACTCACTAAAATGACCCGTGATGTGTAGTGCTTCGGAGTAGTGGACACGAACAAGATGTTGTTGGCTTGCTGGTCCAGGAACCTACTAACTGTACCCGGCGAGCTCCAGTATTCTAAAAGCTATACTTGCCCAAAACTATTACTATATTTGGATTCTACCGGGCAGCTTTCACCTCCTACCCAGGAATGACCATATTTGGTCGTACCTGGCCACGTTGTCCAGCTTTCGCCGGGTCATTGGCCACGTCATCTCCCGCTTTAATTAAATAGATACTAGAACTGGGCCCCACTTTGTTAAAATTCTTCAATGGAGCTGTCGTGACTTTTAGGCCGTTTGattggacatacatgtatatcaccatAGGTGGTGACAGAGATAACAATTATTAAAATTCTCCTAGGAACTATCATATCCCTCCAAGCACTACACAATAGTCACTCCAGAGTGCTACATTTCACTTACAGGTGTATAATCCACCCTATATACAAATTCATAGTTAGATGAACATTTATCAAAAGTTCttataacaaattaataaagTAGTAATGAACTTATGAAATTGCAATTAAGTAATAATTAAGTCATGTAATGATTGCATAATGACCCTCATTTTGTTACACTGGGTTATATAAAAATGCATACAGCAGTGTTTAGTTCAATCCCACTGTGGACCCTGAACAGACCGTTAATCATTACAAGACTTGCACGAGACAGTTCATTGATTAATTtaaagatgtacacatgtatacagatagatCTCAACTATATCTCCATGACTGAGATGACAGATATACTATACTTACACTAAAATATAGATGCTTTAAACGTCTTAACTTATAGGGGCATGTTACgtgctttaaaatattttaatcaatgtTATCATGGCAATATCTGTCTCCATACCGTTAACGGGGAGCACAGGGACCTGTCGTAACAAATAGTGGTGTCCTAATATTAGGCCAgcttttaatattttgaaactaCTGCTGAAACTAAACAGTGCTTTACCCTTGCACGACAATTCATCATCTTCATCCCCATCTCGTATTCGTCTACTTAAGAATTAGAAGTTCTCATTCCGCCCATGATTTAGAATAGgatttttttattgtacttATATGGCATTTAGGGGCGTGACATATTGTACTTATATGGCATATAGGGGCGTGACATATTATACTTATATGGAATTTAGGGGCGTGACATATTGTACTTATATGGAATTAAGGGGCGTGACATATTATACTTATATGGAATTTAGGGGTGTGACATATTGTACTTATATGGAATTTAGGGGCGTGACATATTATACTTATATGGAATTTAGGGGTGTGACATATTGTACTTATATGGCATTTAGGGGGTGTGACATATTGTACTTATATGGCATATAGGGGCGTGACATATTGTACTTATATGGCATTTAGGGGTGTGACATATTGTACTTATATGGCACAACTATGTTTTCATGCCCCGCACCCTAGTTTTTCATTGATAGATAAATGTCATCAAATAAGTAAGGGGGCAGTATGCACAAACTCTTTCTTATGATAtgatttatacacaacacaaacagtATGAAAGTTCAGACAAAAATTTATTGATTTACTGAAACGTATAACTTGTTCAGGCTTTTAATTAAGATTTGGCATTCTcaggggctgctcattcttacatTGAATACGAAGATTAACTAAATACACTTAACTCTATACTGCTAATGTCGGGGCGACCCCCAAGCTTGAGCGCTCCCAAGCTTATCTCCGAGACTTGGTAGTGAAAGGAGCGATCCCCTTAAACTTGAGTGATCTCAAGCCACGGAGTAAGTAGCTGGTAGCAGGCGACCCCGCTGAGACTCATTTCAGAGTGGCTAGGTAAGTGAACGTGAATTACGGAGCGATCCCCAACAGGCACTTACATTGACTAGACTCTGAACAGCTGGACAAACTCCCCAAGTCACGCCTACCTATAACTCAAGATACACGAATACAATGTACAAGTTACATAAACTACATAagttgacagtataataacaGTAAATTGTCACTTAGACTCAGAACGTGCACGgtaacattgtactgtagtGTCTGGTCAATCGGTAACTATCACGTGCACTGAACCATATGGATCTACGACAGAACGTTGGTGCCAAGCTTGGGGTTTCTTTTACGAAAACAGTTTTTTGGTCTGTATGCCATAGCTGCACAGATGTCTACAGTTTGTCGAATTTTATAACGTGGATGGCGCCAAAGTGTCCCTATCGCTCTATACCATTTTACTTCACGTATTACATGTTCAACTGTTACTCTATAGGTACTATGGATTTGATTAAATTTCCGGGATAATTGTTGGTGATGTGCAGGTTGCCGGGCTATTTCCGGTCTGGTGTCATCAAAGAGGTACGGACAAaaaatcattcctaaaattaaaattattacaacacagtgcaacatgtttggttaggtacttattatattataatttgagacactgcaaataggtatgaaatgtttattgcttttgtaggcatttctttgattatcaatatttgtaatatattagGAGGTCagaaattatgtgtaatcagtaacaatttgtTCATCCTGGAGAACTTTCCTGAAATTTTCAGCTTACTTGATAAtgtaaagtttgaaaaaaataaattatgatgtttaaccacagacatataatgctactctgacattgaaccaaggactttcattttccacacaattattttccaaatttcagagataaaataacaatatatatatacagtttctgtttttcaaaagtacagatttatataaagtataccagctaaatttataaagaaggggggggggggggggctaatgtccagGGTCCaggggggctttcgtccggaggagcttttgtcctaggggctaatgtccgggggggggggggggggggggcttttgtcctacactcgtCATTAAAGGGTATCGGTTCGGGAAAATCTTGTCACCAAGTAAAGTACATTCATCAGGAAACGGAAGCAGTTCATTTGGGCCAATGTTTGGTATGGAATTAAATATTTGGGCATCGTTTTGGTGTCCAAGAAAGCCACTATGTACATATCGCAGTGTATTTGTATTGTCTATGATGATTATAGTGTGCATGCAATGTTGATGTCTATGGCCACTATAGTAAACTTGTTGTGGTTCATTTTGGGGTCTATAGATATGATGTGATGTACCGTCGATGGCAGCCACTGCATCAGGGATTTTCTGCCAGATTCCCCGAGCATCTCTCCACTCTGCTACCGATGGCCACCTGATAGCATTTACGTATGTATTGTGCATGATAGGACACAGTTCATCTAGTTCACACCCGATTGTCGCAGGACAAACATCAaacaataatgacaaaacagcaTAACAAGGATAAGACCGAAGCCACAACATGAATAGTATAATTCTATTTCGCGGAGAATAAACTATGTCTTTGTCTAGACCTCCTACGCATATGCAAGTCTCCGACGATTTCACATAAGGACTCGggagtttataaaaaaaatgtgtattttattcTTAATCTGTTTAGAATCATCATGTTCGATCTTTTCAAAATTAGCTATATTGTTTAGCTACACCACTATTTACCACGCGGGACTGTTGCGAAGATCGATTTTTTCGGGGGGTCCTCCGGCTTTCCGTCACCTAAAAAACCTGACATGCCATTAAACGTCTCTTGCTTTtaaccaatctaattaaaatttgagATGTTAATAAAATAACTATATCCCATTGAGGGTCACGTAAGGATGAACTTTtgaattgaccaatcaaattgctAATTCCAGAATCTTAGAGTGAATTTGGTCTGGCGAAATGAATTGCATAGACAATAtgaatcatatttgtttgttaaGTCATTCCAAGTGGCATATGCAGTTACCTGcaagtgtttacaaaacaaCTTAATATGTGTGACATTATCAAACACAATTTCGTCTTCTTAGTGAAGAAATGTGCATCCTGACATGACTCGTCTACTAGTGGGGCGACCCCCATGCTTGAGCGATCCCAAGCTTAACTAAGAGACTTGGATAGTGTAATAGGAGCGATCCCCTTGAACTTGAGTGATctcaagccacagagtaagTAGCTGATAGCAAGCGGGCCTGCTAGAATGTTTCAGAGTGACTAGATAAGTGCACGTGAATTACAGGGCGATCCCCGACAGGCACTTACATTGACTAGACTCTGAACAGCTGGACAAACTCTCCAAGTCACACCTACCTACCTATAGTTTACAAAAGAACCTGacaatgtacatatctacataagaaaataaacataaaaatattaaatgaattGGGGGTGAAAAATTCACCGAATTGCACGTCCTACTAAGAAGAGCAGCCCAAAAAACATGATGCGTTAGTTGCAGAATTAaaagttagatatatatatactaaaagtGAAAGAATTCCTAGGATGTACAATAAGCGCTGCGAGCCGGCTACCCCAACCTGAATCAGGGAGGTAGGTTTATCCAATGCTCAGACCAGCTGGCCAGGTGTTGTCTCACCATGAGGTGTTATACTAACCTAGTAATAAAGCCTGAaacaagtttaaaaaaaaacaaaaaaaaaaacaaccaaacaacaACATGgatataaacatacattataaatatatacaaataaaagcAAGGAAACGATAATTCAAACAACACTGTGGAAAAGACAAATAATAAAGGTGGCGGTGGGGCGGATGGTGGGAGATGAACAAATCACTGCTGCTATGAACGATGGCGCTGCCTAGACTGCTGTGGCTGGTATCGTGGGGGGCTAAACCCCTCTAGCTTATTGACCATTGGTCAGCCGAGTCACGTGATACGTGAGGATGTTGGAGTTAAAAAGAACTACTTATATACATACGCGCAGGGGAAGGGtaaagtgttatatacatacGCGCATGGGAAGGGtaaagtgttgtgtataaacaaatatttagtaaaccaaatatacattttatacacaacacaaacagtatgaaagttcagacaaaaaaatattgatttactGAAACGTATAACTTGTTCAGGCTTTTAATTAAGATTTGGCATTCTcaggggctgctcattcttacatTGAATACGAAGATTAACTAAATACACTTAACTCTATACTGCTAATGTCGGGGCGACCCCCAAGCTTGAGCGCTCCCAAGCTTATCTCCGAGACTTGGTAGTGAAAGGAGCGATCCCCTTAAACTTGAGTGATCTCAAGCCACGGAGTAAGTAGCTGGTAGCAGGCGACCCCGCCGAGACTCATTTCAGAGTGGCTAGGTAAGTGAACGTGAATTACGGAGCGATCCCCAACAGGCACTTACATTGACTAGACTCTGAACAGCTGGACAAACTCCCCAAGTCACGCCTACCTATAACTCAAGATACACTAATACAATGTACCAGTTACATAAACTACATGCTACTAGTGGGACGACCCCCATGCTTGAGCGATCCCAAGCTTAACTAAGAGACTTGGATAGTGTAATAGGAGCGATCCCCTTGAACTTGAGTGATctcaagccacagagtaagTAGCTGATAGCAAGCGGCCCTGCTAGAATGTTTCAGAGTAACTAGATAAGTGCACGTGAATTACAGGGCGATCCCAGACAGGCACTTACATTGACTAGACTCTGAACAGCTGGACAAACTCTCCAAGTCACACCTACCTACCTATAGTTTACAAAAGAACCTGacaatgtacatatctacataagaaaataaacataaaaatattaaatgaattGGGGGTGAAAAATTCACCGAATTGCACGTCCAAATCGAAAGAAGTTACAAATAATCTTGAATAAAAGTAACTGAATGAGAGCCCCcaagaaagaaatatatacattgtatacaaatatcatGGACAATGGtagaattaaaatgaaaaatcagcATTCATAGCATTTTGCGCTTTCTGTATTGTGGATGGATGGGTTCGAATATACCGAGTAAAACAGTCAGACTTCCATCGACCCAACACTTGAAGTACATGACCTTCTACACCAGCGGCTGCACCAGAAGTACAAGCACCAATACGAAAAGAATGGCCATTGAAAGATTGGTCATTAAAACCCAACCTGGCCAAAGCTTCTTTTAGGTAACACAAGAAGGTAGCTCTTGTAAGTGgttgaaaacaaatttcattatCTACAAAAAGAGGAGAATTATCAACCGCCCCTTGCTTAAACCTAGCTTTTAGGTAACTGGTCATAGTCAAGACTGGACTCAAAATATCATTGTCAAAGATAGACACATAAACTTCCAGACCGAAAGGATCAGTCTTTGAAGTTCTCAATAACAATTTAAATTTAGACATATCACTGTCAACTGTAACATCTCTAATTTTTATGAAGCTTTCATTAACAGATCTGCATGTAAATTCCCCACAACGTAAAAAACCGTAGAAGGCAGTTTTAAAGGCACACAACAACATAAGATCTATAAATGGGGTAAAAACACCCCCAACGAGAGCAGTACATAACTGCTGCAGTATCGGAAAAGTAATTGGCAGGCGGTTCCGTACCTTAAAATTACATTGAGTTTTCTTCACAGCACGTAAAATATATGGCAAGCGTAAAGATGTGCTCACCGGATCACCTAAACCATGTTTGATATAATGAAAACGAATACCTGCTAGGTACAGTTTGATTGTGTCCAAGCGAAGCTGTAAGGCATCTTGGCAAAAAGTTACAAATATCAGTAAAATTTCCTCCGATATCTGGGGTAAAGTACCTGGTAACCACGGTGCTACTAGGCGTTGTATAGTCAGAAAAGCCAAGAAACAAGTCAAAGCTGACTTGTAAGTAGCCAGGGTAGATTTGCTGAGGGAATTATCCCACCACTTAAAGAGGTCAACGTTCATTCCATCAGAAGTTCTTGTACTGGACGACACGGCGTGGCTTGTTTGTCTGCGAAGGGTGCTAGCTCTCTGAATTTCTTCATCTGCCAACGAGAAAGAGCATCAGCAATCAAGTTTTTTGTTCCCATAATGTGTTGCGCATGAATAATAAAATTGTGTTTAGCGGTGTGGAAGGTCAAGCGTCTCATTAACTTCATAATACTTGGAATTTTTGACCTGCCTTTACTAATAATCTCCACTGTTGCCATATTGTCACAATAAAAAAGTATTCGTTTACGCGACCACAAATGACCCCATAACACACACGCCATCACAATCGGGTACAGTTCAAGCAGTGCCATAGACTGCTTTTCTTGAAGTAACACTGCAGGAAAATAGCCCTGAAACCAACTTGCACCGTGAATTCCGCCAAAGGAGGTACAAGTAGAATctgtgaaaatatatatgtctGCTGCTAGTGTGATGTTGTCGTCCATGAAGAAAGATACACCGTTCCAAGAAGACAAAAAGTTTGACCACATAACTAAGTCTGAACGCACGGCTGATGTTAAAGTAACATGATGATGTAATTTTGAAACAGATGTAGACAACTTGATAAGGTGTGATACGAAGGAACGACCTGGTCTAATGACTCTGCTGGCAAAGTTCATATGTCCCAGAAGACTCAAAAGCTCCCGTTTAGTACAGGTTTTACGTTGCGAGAAAGAATTTAAAATCTCACGGATTCTGTCAATTTTTTCCACAGGTAATCGAGCTTCCATTTTTTCTGAATCTAAACATACACCCAAGTATTCAAGACAGGTACATGGTCCGGCCGTTTTGTGAAGAGCTATTGGAACACCCAAATTGTGGAAAATCCTTAGGAACTTTGTCATAGTATCCTGAGCATCAGCAAGTTTTGGTTCCAGAACTATGAAATCATCTAATAAATGTAATACATGCTTAATCCTATACATGTGTCGCGCTATCCAGCAAATTGCCTCTGAAAGATTATCAAATATCTTCGGACTAGACCTACTACCGAAAACAAGTCTCACAAAGAAATAAAAGTCTCCTTCC
This genomic window from Pecten maximus unplaced genomic scaffold, xPecMax1.1, whole genome shotgun sequence contains:
- the LOC117321107 gene encoding uncharacterized protein LOC117321107; amino-acid sequence: MINLVATTPINIETLHHELRFHPDKQFVSELVNGLRTGFNTGFLHIPEVPFQCRNLRSALRESETVTSLIQKEVDKGFLLGPFKSVPFKHSRINPIGIAEHKYSKKKCLIVDMSAPHDDPENPSLNSLIDKDTYSLKYVKIDDAISLIKKLGKDTWLIKTDISDAFKLLPIKPSLWPLHGISWEGDFYFFVRLVFGSRSSPKIFDNLSEAICWIARHMYRIKHVLHLLDDFIVLEPKLADAQDTMTKFLRIFHNLGVPIALHKTAGPCTCLEYLGVCLDSEKMEARLPVEKIDRIREILNSFSQRKTCTKRELLSLLGHMNFASRVIRPGRSFVSHLIKLSTSVSKLHHHVTLTSAVRSDLVMWSNFLSSWNGVSFFMDDNITLAADIYIFTDSTCTSFGGIHGASWFQGYFPAVLLQEKQSMALLELYPIVMACVLWGHLWSRKRILFYCDNMATVEIISKGRSKIPSIMKLMRRLTFHTAKHNFIIHAQHIMGTKNLIADALSRWQMKKFRELAPFADKQATPCRPVQELLME